One Mobula hypostoma chromosome 5, sMobHyp1.1, whole genome shotgun sequence DNA segment encodes these proteins:
- the LOC134346127 gene encoding histone H3-like — translation MARTKQTARKSTGGKAPRKQLATKAARKSAPTTGGVKKPHRYRPGTVALREIRRYQKSTELLIRKLPFQRLVREIAQDFKTDLRFQSSAVMALQEASEAYLVGLFEDTNLCAIHAKRVTIMPKDIHLARRIRGERA, via the coding sequence ATGGCGAGGACTAAGCAGACAGCACGCAAATCGACGGGAGGGAAAGCTCCCCGCAAGCAGCTGGCGACTAAAGCCGCCCGCAAGAGCGCTCCGACCACCGGCGGCGTGAAGAAGCCGCACCGGTACCGGCCCGGTACGGTGGCGCTGCGGGAGATCCGGCGCTACCAGAAGTCGACCGAGCTGCTGATCCGCAAGTTGCCCTTCCAGCGCCTGGTCCGTGAGATCGCTCAAGATTTCAAGACGGACCTGCGCTTCCAGAGCTCAGCCGTGATGGCGCTGCAGGAGGCAAGCGAGGCCTACCTAGTGGGGCTGTTCGAGGACACCAACTTGTGTGCTATCCACGCCAAGCGGGTCACCATCATGCCGAAAGACATCCACCTGGCGCGACGCATCCGCGGCGAGCGCGCCTGA
- the LOC134346128 gene encoding histone H3-like, whose protein sequence is MARTKQTARKSTGGKAPRKQLATKAARKSAPATGGVKKPHRYRPGTVALREIRRYQKSTELLIRKLPFQRLVREIAQDFKTDLRFQSSAVMALQEAGEAYVVGLFEDTNMCAIHAKRVTVMPKDVYLARRIRGERA, encoded by the coding sequence ATGGCGAGGACCAAGCAGACAGCGCGGAAATCCACGGGCGGCAAGGCTCCCCGCAAGCAGCTGGCGACCAAGGCGGCCCGCAAGAGCGCTCCGGCCACGGGGGGCGTCAAGAAGCCGCACCGGTATCGTCCGGGCACGGTGGCGCTGAGGGAGATCCGGCGCTACCAGAAGTCGACTGAGCTGCTGATTCGCAAGCTGCCCTTCCAGCGCCTGGTTCGCGAGATCGCCCAGGACTTTAAGACCGACCTCCGCTTCCAGAGCTCGGCCGTGATGGCGCTGCAGGAGGCGGGCGAGGCTTACGTGGTGGGGCTCTTTGAGGACACTAACATGTGCGCCATTCACGCCAAGCGGGTTACCGTTATGCCGAAGGACGTGTACCTGGCGCGGCGCATCCGTGGCGAGCGTGCCTGA
- the LOC134346464 gene encoding late histone H2B.L4-like produces the protein MPEIASKVIAKKGVKKVLCRSRREGEKRRRRVRKESYSVYVYRVLKQVHPDTGISSKAMSIMNSFVNDVFDRIACEASLLARYTRRHTMSSREIQTAVRLLVPGELAKHAVSEGTKAVTKYTSSK, from the coding sequence ATGCCGGAGATCGCGAGTAAGGTGATTGCTAAGAAAGGTGTGAAGAAGGTGCTGTGCAGGTCGCGCCGGGAGGGAGAGAAGCGGCGGCGCCGAGTGCGCAAGGAGAGCTATAGTGTTTACGTATACCGGGTGCTAAAGCAGGTGCACCCGGACACGGGCATCTCCTCCAAGGCAATGAGCATCATGAATTCGTTCGTCAACGACGTCTTCGACCGGATAGCCTGCGAGGCGTCGCTCCTGGCGCGGTACACCCGGCGCCACACCATGTCGTCGCGGGAGATCCAGACGGCCGTGCGGCTGCTGGTGCCCGGCGAGCTGGCCAAGCACGCCGTGTCCGAGGGTACCAAGGCGGTCACCAAGTACACTAGCTCGAAGTGA